CAAGCTCTCCGGCGGGCAGAAGCAGCGGTTGTTCATCGCGCTCGCGCTGGTCGGCGACCCCCGGATCGTGGTTCTGGACGAGCTGACCACCGGCCTCGACCCGCGCGCCCGCCGGGACACCTGGCAGCTGATCGAGGACATCCGCGCGAACGGTGTGACCGTCCTCCTCGTCACCCACTTCATGGAGGAGGCACAGCGGCTCTGCGACCGGATCGCCGTGATCGACCAGGGCCGGATCGCGGCGCTGGACACCCCCGCGGGGCTCATCCGCCGCTCGGCGGGCGCCACCGTCATCAGCTTCACGCCCTCCGCCCCGCTGGACGACCGTGACCTGAACGCGCTGCCCGCGCTCGCGGCGATCGAGCACAAGGACGGCCGCCTCACCCTCTCCGGCACCGACGAGACCGTCAACGCCGTCCTCACCCTCCTCGCCCGCACCCACATCACCGCCCGGCAACTCCGGGTCACCGACGCCACGCTGGACGACGCGTTCCTCGACCTCACCACGGGGACGCGGGAGCAGGGGACGCGCGAGCAGAAGAAGGAGACAGCGGCATGAGCGGCATCACCCTCGTCGACACGGCCGTCCTGCGGACCGAGATACGGCTCTTCCGCCGCGAACCCGGCAGCCTCTTCTGGATCCTGGTGTTCCCCACCCTCCTCCTCGTGATCCTCGGCTCGATCCCGTCCTTCCGCGAGGCCGACCCGGCCTTCGGCGGACTGCGCCCGGTCGACGGCTATGTCCCGGTGAGCGTGCTGCTCGGCCTGATCGTCGGCGGGGTGCAGGCGATGCCGCAGACCCTCACCGGCTACCGCGAACACGGTGTCCTGCGCCGGATGTCCACGACCCCGGTCCGGCCCGTCGCCCTGCTGTCCGCCCAGATGTTCCTGTACGGCGGTGCCGCCCTGCTGTCGGCGCTGCTCGCCCTCGCGGTCGGCCGCCTCGCCTTCGACGTACGGGTGCCCGAGCAGCCCCTCGGCTACGCGGTGGCCCTGCTGCTGGCCGTCCTGGTCGCCCTCGCGCTGGGGGCCGTGATCTCGGCCGTGTCCCGCACCACGAGGATCTCGGCGGCGATCGGCTCCGCCGTGTTCTTCCCGGCGATGTTCTGCGCGGGGGTGTGGATGCCGGTGCAGACCATGCCGGACGTCCTGGCCCGGTCCGTCGGCTGGACCCCGTTCGGCGCGGCGGCCCAGGCACTGAACGAGGCGGCGGCGGGCGACTGGCCCGGCTGGGACCACCTCGGCGTCGTCGCCGCCTGGACGGTGCTGCTCACCTGCGCGGCGTCGCGCTGGTTCCGCTGGGAATAGGCGCGAGGCGATGTGGCACGAGCCCGTGCGGGCTCCCGTGCAGACTGGGGAGATGACCGTGACCGCGGCTGACCGGCACATCGAGCGGCGCTGGGACCAGTTCCACACCTGGGGGCCCTACGGGCTGCTCGGCGTCAGCACCGTCCTCGCCGTCGCCACCAGCGAACTGCTGACCGACGCCGCCGAGTGGTACGCCGCCGGGGCCCTGCTCCTCGCCGCCGTCCTGCTCCAGGTGGGGTGGCACCTCGCCCAGCCCCGGCGGACCGGCCGACGCTGCCGGACCCCGTCCCCCGCCGGAACGCTGTACTACATCCTCCGCTGGGCCATCGCCTTCGCCCTCACCTGGATCAACCCGTTCTTCGCGTTCTACGCCGCCACCGGCTACATGGACGCCGACGAACTGATCCCGGGCCGGTGGCGGCGGCTCGGCCTGTTCGCCAGCGCGGTCACCGTGGCGGGCGCGCAGGCCGGCGGGCTGCCGCCGACCGGCCCGGCCCACTGGGTCGTGTTCGCCGCCCTCCTCGGGGCCAACTCCGGGCTGCAGATGGCGATCGCCCATCTCACCGAGCAGGAGGAGAAGCGGACCCGCGAGCGCACCGCGACCATCGCCGAACTCGAACGCACCAACACGGCGCTGCAGCAGGCCCTCGACGAGAACGCCGCGCTGCACGCCCAACTCCTCGTCCAGGCGAGGGAGGCCGGGGTCGCCGACGAACGGCGGCGGCTGGCCGCCGAGATCCACGACACCATCGCCCAGGGCCTGACCGGCATCATCGCCCAGCTCCAGGTCGTGGCGAACGCCCCCGACCTGGACCTCGCCCGCACCCATCTGGCCCGCGCCTCGGACCTGGCCCGCCACAGCCTCGGCGAGGCCCGCCGCTCCGTGCACAACCTCGCCCCGGTCGCCCTGGAGCACGACGGGCTGCCCGAGGCCCTGAAGAAGACGGTCACGGAGTGGGCCGAACGCACGGGAGTCCGGGCCGAGTTCACGGCCACCGGACGCGTGGAACCCCTCCACGACGAGGTCTCGGCGACCCTTCTGCGCATCGCCCAGGAAGCCCTGTCGAACGCGGCCCGGCACGCCGCCGCGGGCCGCGTCGGCGTCACCCTCACCTTCCTCGGCGACGAGGTCATCCTCGACATCCGCGACGACGGCCACGGCTTCGACCCGCTCGCCGTCCCCGAACGCACCAGCAGCGGCGGCTTCGGCCTCGCCGGGATGCGCGTGCGCGCCGAACGCATCGCCGGCACCCTCACCGTCGAGTCCGAACCGGGCCACGGCACGGCCCTGTCGGCTCGCGTACCGTTGGTCCGCCATGACCCGTGACATCTCCCTTCTGGTCGTCGACGACCATCCCGTCGTACGGGACGGTCTGCGCGGCATGTTCGACAACGCCCCCGGCTTCCGCGTGCTCGGCGAGGCGTCGAACGGCGTGGAGGCGGTGGCCCTGACCGCGGCCCTCGACCCCGACGTGGTCCTGATGGACCTGCGCATGCCGGGCGGCGGCGGGGTCGACGCCATCCGCGAGCTGACCCGCCGCGCGGCCCGCGCGAAGGTCCTCGTCCTCACCACGTACGACACCGACTCGGACACCCTCCCCGCGATCGAGGCTGGCGCGACGGGCTATCTGCTGAAGGACGCCCCGAGGGAGGAACTCTTCACGGCGGTCCGCGCGGCGGCGGAGGGCCGCACCGTCCTCTCCCCGGCCGTCGCCTCCCGCCTGGTCTCGGCCGTCCGCACCCCCGCCCACGAGCCCCTCTCCGCCCGCGAACGCGAGGTCCTTGCCCTCGTCGCCCGGGGCACCGCCAACCGCGAGATCGCCCGCGAACTCTTCATCAGCGAGGCCACGGTCAAGACCCACCTCACCCACCTCTACGCGAAACTGGGCGTCAAGGACCGCGCGGCGGCGGTCGCCAAGGCCTACGAACGGGGCATCCTCGGCTGACCCGCGGACGGCCGCCCCTCAGCCCGTCAGCCTTCTCGCCCCCTCGCCCCCTCGGCCCCTCAGCCCGTCACCCGCAGCAGCAGCACGCACCGCGCGGGCACCGTCACCGACGCGCCCGCCCGGTGCACCACCCCCGGCCCCTCGTCCTGGTCCTCCCGGGACGTGTCGACGACCACCTCGTAGCGGTCGGCCCACGGGCTGCCCGGAAGGGTGAAGTCGGCCGGGCGGTCACCGGCGTGCAGGACCGTGAGGAAGCTGTCGTCGAGGATGGGCGTGCCGCGCGCGTCCCGGCCCGGGATGTCCCGCCCCGACAGATACATGCCCAGCGTCGCGGCCGGCGCGTACCAGTCCCGTTCGGTCATCTCGGTGCCGCGCGCCGTGAACCAGGCCAGGTCGCGCAGCCCGTCCGCCGAGTGCGCGCGGCCGGAGAAGAACGCCCGGCGGCGCAGCACCGGGTGGGCGTGGCGGAGCGCGATCAGCCGGGCCGTGAGGTCGAAGAGGGCCTTCCAGCCGGGGTCGTCCAGCAGACTCCAGTCGACCCAGCTGATCTCGTTGTCCTGGCAGTACGCGTTGTTGTTGCCGCCCTGGGTGCGTCCCAGTTCGTCGCCCGCGACCAGCATCGGCACGCCCGTCGAGAGCAGCAGCGTCGTCAGCAGGTTCCGCAACTGCCGCCGCCGCAGCGCCCGTACGCGTTCGTCGTCCGTCTCGCCCTCGGCGCCGCAGTTCCAGGACCGGTTGTCGTCCGAGCCGTCCCGGTTCCCCTCGCCGTTGGCCTCGTTGTGCTTGCGCTCGTACGACACCAGGTCCCGGAGCGTGAAACCGTCGTGCGCGGTGATGAAGTTGACCGAGGCGTACGGCCGCCGCCCGCCCCACGCGTACAGGTCGCTCGACCCCGACAGGCGGTAGCCGAGGTCCCGTACGTCCGGCAGCGCTCCCCGCCAGAAGTCCCGGACCGCTCCCCGGTAGCGGTCGTTCCACTCCGTCCACAGCGGGGGGAAGGCCCCGACCTGGTAGCCGCCCGAGCCCACGTCCCACGGCTCGGCGATCAGCTTCACCCGGCGCAGCACCGGGTCCTGGGCGATGACGGCGAGGAACGGGGAGAGCATGTCGACGTCGTGCATCGAACGGGCGAGCGCCGCCGCCAGGTCGAAGCGGAAGCCGTCGACACCCATCTCCGTCACCCAGTAGCGCAGCGAGTCCGTGATCAGGCGCAGGACGTGCGGCTGGACCACATGGAGCGTGTTGCCGCAGCCGGTGTAGTCGGCGTACCGGCGGGCGTCCGACTGGAGGCGGTAGTAGCCCCGGTTGTCGATGCCCTTCAACGACAGCGCCGGGCCCAGCTCGCCCGCCTCGGCGGTGTGGTTGTAGACCACGTCGAGGACGACCTCGATCCCGGCCGCGTGCAGCGCCCGCACCATCCGCTTGAACTCGCCGACCTGCTGCCCGGTCGTGCCCGACGAGGCGTACGCCGCGTGCGGGGCGAAGTAGCCGATCGAGTTGTAGCCCCAGTAGTTGCGCATGCCCCGGCGCAGCAGATGGTCCTCGTGGGCGAACTGGTGCACCGGCAGCAGCTCCACCGCCGTGACCCCGAGCTTCACCAGGTGCTCGATCGCGGCGGGGTGCGCCAGACCGGCGTAGGTGCCGCGCAGTTCCTCCGGAATGCCGGGGTGGGCCATGGTGAAGCCGCGGACGTGCAGCTCGTAGATGACC
The sequence above is drawn from the Streptomyces griseiscabiei genome and encodes:
- a CDS encoding ABC transporter ATP-binding protein, which gives rise to MAHTSSAPGSPTRTPPASAPVIEVTDLRKSYGGRNVVDGVSFTVQEGEIFGILGPNGAGKTTTVECVEGLRVPDAGRVRVAGLDPVAEHEATRRVLGAQLQESELQPKLTVREALELYSAFYPRPLDWRPLAERLGLTDKLTTRFAKLSGGQKQRLFIALALVGDPRIVVLDELTTGLDPRARRDTWQLIEDIRANGVTVLLVTHFMEEAQRLCDRIAVIDQGRIAALDTPAGLIRRSAGATVISFTPSAPLDDRDLNALPALAAIEHKDGRLTLSGTDETVNAVLTLLARTHITARQLRVTDATLDDAFLDLTTGTREQGTREQKKETAA
- a CDS encoding ABC transporter permease, with amino-acid sequence MSGITLVDTAVLRTEIRLFRREPGSLFWILVFPTLLLVILGSIPSFREADPAFGGLRPVDGYVPVSVLLGLIVGGVQAMPQTLTGYREHGVLRRMSTTPVRPVALLSAQMFLYGGAALLSALLALAVGRLAFDVRVPEQPLGYAVALLLAVLVALALGAVISAVSRTTRISAAIGSAVFFPAMFCAGVWMPVQTMPDVLARSVGWTPFGAAAQALNEAAAGDWPGWDHLGVVAAWTVLLTCAASRWFRWE
- a CDS encoding sensor histidine kinase, which codes for MTAADRHIERRWDQFHTWGPYGLLGVSTVLAVATSELLTDAAEWYAAGALLLAAVLLQVGWHLAQPRRTGRRCRTPSPAGTLYYILRWAIAFALTWINPFFAFYAATGYMDADELIPGRWRRLGLFASAVTVAGAQAGGLPPTGPAHWVVFAALLGANSGLQMAIAHLTEQEEKRTRERTATIAELERTNTALQQALDENAALHAQLLVQAREAGVADERRRLAAEIHDTIAQGLTGIIAQLQVVANAPDLDLARTHLARASDLARHSLGEARRSVHNLAPVALEHDGLPEALKKTVTEWAERTGVRAEFTATGRVEPLHDEVSATLLRIAQEALSNAARHAAAGRVGVTLTFLGDEVILDIRDDGHGFDPLAVPERTSSGGFGLAGMRVRAERIAGTLTVESEPGHGTALSARVPLVRHDP
- a CDS encoding response regulator; its protein translation is MTRDISLLVVDDHPVVRDGLRGMFDNAPGFRVLGEASNGVEAVALTAALDPDVVLMDLRMPGGGGVDAIRELTRRAARAKVLVLTTYDTDSDTLPAIEAGATGYLLKDAPREELFTAVRAAAEGRTVLSPAVASRLVSAVRTPAHEPLSAREREVLALVARGTANREIARELFISEATVKTHLTHLYAKLGVKDRAAAVAKAYERGILG
- the glgX gene encoding glycogen debranching protein GlgX yields the protein MSSAAEQEEAAEVRGRGTLGVPAARPATVLNGGRREQAAPEPRPVWPGASTPLGARFRVGPDGVAGTNFALWAGGAEAVELCLFSGAGEETRLRLTELTHEIWHGFVPGVLPGQRYGYRVHGRWDPWTGARWNPAKLLLDPYARAVDGEFGLPPEVYAHVRDWPEQHVADTVRDERDSAPHVPKGVVVHDDDDWSDDRRPKTPWADSVIYELHVRGFTMAHPGIPEELRGTYAGLAHPAAIEHLVKLGVTAVELLPVHQFAHEDHLLRRGMRNYWGYNSIGYFAPHAAYASSGTTGQQVGEFKRMVRALHAAGIEVVLDVVYNHTAEAGELGPALSLKGIDNRGYYRLQSDARRYADYTGCGNTLHVVQPHVLRLITDSLRYWVTEMGVDGFRFDLAAALARSMHDVDMLSPFLAVIAQDPVLRRVKLIAEPWDVGSGGYQVGAFPPLWTEWNDRYRGAVRDFWRGALPDVRDLGYRLSGSSDLYAWGGRRPYASVNFITAHDGFTLRDLVSYERKHNEANGEGNRDGSDDNRSWNCGAEGETDDERVRALRRRQLRNLLTTLLLSTGVPMLVAGDELGRTQGGNNNAYCQDNEISWVDWSLLDDPGWKALFDLTARLIALRHAHPVLRRRAFFSGRAHSADGLRDLAWFTARGTEMTERDWYAPAATLGMYLSGRDIPGRDARGTPILDDSFLTVLHAGDRPADFTLPGSPWADRYEVVVDTSREDQDEGPGVVHRAGASVTVPARCVLLLRVTG